GTCCACGCCGGCCTCCATGGCACGGTCGAGGTTCTCCGAGCGGTTGGCCGAATTCGAGAGCAGGATGAAATAGGTGTAGTCGCCGCCCTGTTCGCGCACGCGCCGGCACAGCTCCAGGCCGTCGAGCTCCGGCATCATCCAATCACTGATGACCAGGCGGTGGGGCGACTCCAGAAAGCGCTGCCAGGCCGCGCGACCGTCCGCGGCCATCGTGACCTCCTGTCCGAGGGACTTGAGCGAGGCTTCCAGGACCGCGCCAGCGATCGGATCATCCTCAACGACGAGAATCTTCATGCGTGATTGGCGGGAACCAGCCCGCTGAGGGCTTGTTGGACCGGAATCCACTCCCGGTCAAGGTCGTCGAGCTGCCGGCTGACCTGCGTCCAGTCGCCGGCCTCCGCCGACTTCTCCACTTCCAGCAGCAGGGCGCGGAGCTTCCGGGCGCCGAGATTGGCGGCGGCACCCGCCAGGCGGTGGGCGGTCTGCACGACCGGACGCGCGGCCTGCGCGGAGACCTGCCGGCGCAATTCGGCCAACCCGGCCGGCACTTCCTGGAGCGCCATGCTCGCCAGCTCGTCCAGCAGCCGCGGGCCTTTCCGGCCCGGCAAGGAGCGCAGCTGCGCCAGCTGGGCTTCATCGAGGATGGCGGTGGGCGGACTCGGCGGCGCCGGCGGCTCGGGCACCGGCACGACGAAGCCGATGCCCAGGCGCTGCAGGATCGGCTGGAGATTCTCGAAGCGCACCGGTTTCGAGAGATAGTCATCCATGCCCGCCTCGAGGCATTTCTCGCGATCGCTCGCCATCGCATGGGCCGTGAGCGCCACGATGGGAACAGTCTCGTTGTCCGGACCGGCCGCCCCGGTGCGAATCAGGCGCGTGGCCTCGTAGCCGTCCATGCGCGGCATCTGGCAGTCCATGAGGACGAGGGAATAATTTTCCCGGCTCAGTTCCTCGATGACCGCCATGCCGTCGCCCACGAGTTTGAAGTTAACCCCCATCTTCGTGAGGAGCAGACGCATCACCAGCTGGTTGGCGTGCTGATCCTCGGCCACCAGCAGCCGGGCCGACGGCAGGGCCGGTACCACGGCAGGCTTGGGCTCGGCCGGGGCCAGGGGCGAGGTTGCGAGCTCCAGCTCCAGCTCAAACCAGAAAACCGATCCTTCCCCGGGCCGGCTCTCGCAACCGATCCGGCCGCTCATGAGCTCGATCAGCTGGCGGGAGATGGCCAGGCCGAGACCCGTGCCACCGAAGCGGCGCGTGCTCGAACCGTCGGCCTGGACGAAAGGTTGGAAGAGGCGGTCAATCTGGTCCGGCGGGATGCCGATGCCCGTGTCCCGGACTTCCACGCGAAACGCGTAACGCCCGGCCCGGGCGGAGTCCAGGGGCCGCACCACCAGCGTCACGGAGCCGCGCTCGGTGAACTTCACGGCGTTGCCCAGCAGGTTCACCAGCACCTGCTGGATGCGGCCGGGATCACCGCAGAGGCGCGCAGGCAGGTCGTCGGGCAATTCGCTTTGCAGGGAGATCCGGCCGCTCACGGCGCGGGGCACCATCAGGGCCATGGCCTGCTCCAGCTGTTCGGCCAGGCTGAATTCCTGGGTCGTGAGCCGGAACTTGCCCGCCTCGATCTTCGAGAAATCCAGCAGGTCGTCGATGATGGTGAGCAGGTTGTTGGCGCTCGACTGGATCACCCGGCCCATCTGCCGCTGATCCTCGGTGAGATTGGTGTCCATCAGGAGCTCGGCCATGCCGAGCACGCCGTTCATGGGCGTCCGGATCTCGTGGCTGACGTTGGCCAGGAACTCGGATTTCATCCGCGACGCGGCGACCGCCTCGTCACGGGCCTGGGCCAGGTTGGTCTCCAGCGCCTTCTGCTCGGTGATGTCGTGCTGGATGGCCATGAAATACTCGATCTTCCCCCGGGCGCTGCGAATCGGCTGAACATCGCTGCGGATCCAGTAGGGTACCCCGTCCTTGCGATAGTTTTTCACCTCGACCTGGAACCCTTCCTCCCGGCTGAGACAGGCGCGCATGTGGGCCACCACCGCCGGATCGGTGTCCTTGCCCTGGAGCACCCAGCCCGGAACCTTGCCCTGGATTTCCTCGAAGCGGTAGCCCGTCATGCGGGTGAATCCCTCGTTGACCCAGATGACCCGGCGTGCGGCATCGGTCAGCACCACCGCATTGCTCGTTCTGCTCGCGATGAGCGCCAGCTTGCGCAGCTCCTCATCGGCGGCCCGCTTGGCCGTGATGTCGGAGAAACTGGCCACGACGGATTTCAGGCGGCCGTGTTCGTCGAGCACGGCCTCCGTGTTGACCGTCACCCAAACGCGACTCCCGTCGCCGCGCCGCACGCCCAGAACCACCCCGCGCTGTGGCTGCAAGGTCCGACAGGTGATGGCCGAGGGTATCTGGTCGACGGGGCAGGGACTGCCGTCCTCCTGCAGCAGCTGCCAGCTCGGATCGATTTCGTTCCGACCCAACAGCTGGTCGCGGGTCAGGCCCAGAATCGTTTCCGCCGCGGCATTGCATTCGATGATCCGGCCCGCGGGATCGTGAAGCGCCAGGCCCTCGGCCATGGAGCGGAATACGTCGCTCAGCTGCCGCTGGCTGGCGATCAGCGCCTGCTCGGCGAGATGCCGGGCCGTGATGTCCTCGACTTGCGCAATAAAATGCAGCGGGCTGCCGTCGGGCGATCGCACCACCGTGACGGTCAGCCGCACATTCACGACGTGGCTGTCGCGGTGGAGGTAGCGCTTCTCGATCTGGTAATAGTGGCGGCGGCCGGCCAGCAGTTCCTGCAGGTTGGCCAGGTCCACCTCCAGGTCCTCGGGATGGGTGACATCCTGGAAGGTGCGGGCCAGCAGCTCCTCTTCGCTGTAGCCGAGTAGATTGTGCAGCGCCTGGTTGACCTGCAGCCACCGGCCGTCGGGGGCGACCAGAGCCATGCCGATGCCGGCGTAATCAAAGGCGTTGCGGAATTGCTGTTCGCTCTTGGTCAGGGCTTCGGCCGCCCGCTTGCGATCGGTGACGTCGGTGATCGTGCCCAGGAAGCCCATGATATGGCCGGCCGGGTCGCGCAGCGGCACCGCGGAACCCGCGACCCACCGGGATTCGCCCGTGGGATGCTGGAACCGGTATTCGATGGCCGACTCGCTGCCGCCCTTCAGCAGGCCCATCCAGGCTTTCAACACGTTCCGCCGGTCCTGGGGATGGACGGCCATCGCCCAGTTCTTGCCAATGAATTCACTATCCGGCCGGCCGGTTATCTCGCACCAACGATCGTTGACGTAGAGGCAATGTCCTTTGTCGTCGGTCTGGCAGATGCCGACGGGAGCCAGCTGGGCAAAGGACCGGAACCGCTCTTCCGTAAAACGCAGGGCTTCCTCCGCCAGCTTGCGGTCGGTGACATCGGTGGCGACGCCCACGAGCCAGAACCGGCCGGACTCCTGCCGCCGGATGGCCACCGCTTCCCGCAGCCATGTGGTCTGGCCGTCCCGGATCACGCGGAACTCCTGCACGTAGCCGGCATCGCCGCGCTCCATGGCCGCCCGGCTGGCCCGGTTCATCTCCTCCTGCTCCGGGATTTGAAAACGATACCAAAGACCCGCTCCTTGCTCGATGCCGTATTGCTGGGTCAGGCGGTGGTAGAGACCGGAGGGATAGACTGACATCTGCCAGTTCCAGTCGTCAGGTTTGAGGGCGACTTGGGCCTCCCACACGAGACAGTCCGCATGGCCGAGCACCTCGCCCAGTTTCTTTTCGCTGGCCTGCAGGGCGATCTGCGCCCGCTTCTTCTCGGTCAGGTCCTGGGCGACGCCGAGAAATCCCGTGATCCGACCCTCGTTGTCCCGCAGGGCCGTGACACTCAGCTGCACGGGGAAACGCGTGCCATCCTTGCGCACATACGTCCATTCACGCTCGTCCACCTGGCCGTCGCGGGCGCGGGCCACGAACACTTCAAAACCCGGCTCGATCCTCCGGCCCAGGCGGGCCGACAGCTCCGCGGCGTGGGCGGCCACCTCCCCGTAAACGTGGATGATCTCGGGGGAGCGGAGACCGACCATTTCCTCGCGGCTGTAGCCCAGCATCAGCTCGGCCCCGCGGTTGAATTCGCGAATCGTGCCATCGGGCTCGGTGGCGATCACCGACAAGACGGTGCCGTCGAGCACGGCGCGCTGCAGCGCACTCACCTCCTGCAGGCCGTGCTCCGCGCGCTGGCGGGCGCGGGCCGCCTGGAAGGAGAGCAGGCTGGTGGCCACCATCATCAGCGCCACCATCAGGCCGCCGGCGCCGAGGGCCACGCGGATGTTGGTTTCCAGCACTTGCTGCATCCCGACGCTCCGGCGGTGCCGGGTGTCCTCTTCAGCCAACATCGCCGCGGCCAGGCGCACCAGGCGGCTGGTACGATCCTGGGGCAGCGAGGCCAGAAAATTGGCGGCCGCGGTCAGACCCTCCGTCGCGCGAAGGTTCACCAGTTTTTCCGCGGCCTCGATCTTCTCCCGGGTGAGTGTCCGCAGCTCCTCCAGGTCGGCCTCCTTGCCGGGCAGCGGCAGCAGCAGAGCCGGCAGGCTGTCGAGCTCCCGCCGCATCTCCGCCGCATGCACGTCCACCCGGTTGCCGAAGTCGGATGCGCCGGTCAGGGCATAGGCCCGGGCGGTTGATTCCATGCGGGCAACCCGGGAAATCAGACTGTTGATCGCCGCCCGGGCCTCCTGCGCTTGCGCGATCTCGTGGTTGGTTTCGATCAGCAGGCGGTTGCCCACAACCATGTAAACCGCAATGCAGGTGATGAACGCGGCGGAAAGTCCCGCCAAGAGGCGCGGGGCGCCGTCCCCCTTCAGCTTCCGGCGCCAGTCGATCTGGGCGCCTCCCAGCAGCATGAAACCGCAGGCCAGCGGCAGGCCCATGTTGCGGGAGTGGATGTCGTCACCATAAAACAGGATGATCGTCGCGTAGTGCACCAACGGCAGAAACCCGGTGCCGAACACGAAGCCCGCGGCGAACCGTTCCCCGTCCCGCGAAAACCAGCGGGTGTCCGCCAGACTCAGGCCGATGCCGGCCAGGAGAAAGGCGACCGCGCTGTGCGGCGCCATGCGCCCGGAGACCCACATGTAGGATTCGGGATGCACCCAGAACAGCCGGCTGATCCAGCCGATCCAGCCCGTGAAAAGATCAATGAGCACCGCGGCGCCCAGCAGGAGCAGAAAAACTCCGGCCACCCGTGCGCTTCGCTTCAGCCCAGCGCTGCGCGCCAGCAATCCCGCCGCGCCCACGATGAGCCCCACCGCCGCATTCATCGTCGTGTCCATGGAGCGGGGCGCCCATTGCCGCGCCCAAGGCCAGTCCATCACCCATCCCGCCACGACCACGAGGCCAATGATCAAGATGAGGCTGGCGCAGGAGCGCAGCCACGGAAGGGATGCCGTGGGCGAGGGTGACACGGGAGGGTGTCGCCTAGAATCGGCACAATTTACGGACTGTAAAGCCGACTCCTGCCACAAAGCCTCGTCAACAGCGGGCGGTCAGCCCGGTCCCAGCAGCTGCCGCAAGGCCGCGGCGTCCGTCACCGGCGCCTGACAGGCAAAATTCTCGCAGAGATAGGCCGTGACCTTGCCGTCCACGGGCTTCATCTCCGCCAGATAGGGCCGTTTGGCGCTCAACCAAACCTGACCGCTCCCGGCGTCGGCACAGAGCAAGGCCCGACGCGGTCCAAGTTTGGCGTGCAGCACGGCAGCAATCGCCCCGAAGCCGGGAGAACGCGGATCGCCGGCCAGCACCACGGTGCGCGGCTCGGTCAACGCAAGTTCCACCGCACCCAGCATCTGCGGCAAGGCCTGCGGCAGCCGGCTCCAGCGCGGCCGGAAGGCCTCGATGGTCTGCAGCGCCCGCTCGCGGTAGCTTGGAGGCGGACTGCCCCCACCCCGCGTCAATGCTGCCTCGCCTCCACCTCCCAGCATCCAATCGAGCCGAATAAGGTTCAGCGCCGCCACCGAGTTGGCCGCCGGTTCCGCACCGTCGTAATCCTCCTTCAAGCGCACGATGAGGGCGGAATCGTCGGCGCGGGAGTTGAAGTAGCCGCCGAGCTCCGGGTCCCAGAAAAGTTCGTCCATCTTCGCCTGCAACTGCTCCGCCCATTGCAGCCAGCGGAGCTCGAAACCCGCCTCGTAGAGATCGAGCAGGCCTTGGATCAGATGGGCGTAATCCTCGGCGAAACCGGGAATGCTGCTGCGCCCCTCACGCCAGCTGCGGTAGAGCAGGCCGGAGGTGGCGGCGTAAAGTTCGCGCTGGATAAACTCAGCCGCGCGGGTGGCGGCGGCCAGACGTTCCGGTTCGCCCAGCACCTGCGCCCCCCGCGCCAGCGCGGAGATCATCAGGCCGTTCCACGCGGTGAGAATCTTGTCGTCGAGGTGCGGGCGCGGACGTTTGGCGCGGATCGCTCGCAGCTTTTCGAGGCAGGCCAGCAGCTTCTGCTCGGCGTCGGCGACCGGCAGCTTGAACTGCTCGGCCGTGCGCGCCAGCGGACGCAACTGCCGCAGGACGTTCTTGCCGCCGAATTCGCCGTGCGGGTCGTGCGCGACGTTGCCCTCGGGTTTCACGTCGTAGTGCGCGCAGAAAAATTCCGCGTCCGCGCCCAGCACGGCCTCCAGCTCCGGCTTGGTCCAGACGTAGAACGCCCCCTCGGCGTGTTCAGGCTGCTTGTCACTTGATCGTTGATCCTTGTCACTTCGCGACGGCTCCGGCGTTGCGCTGTCGGCATCTTCGGCGGAGTAAAACCCGCCCTGCGGGCTGGTGAGATCGCGGCCCACGTAATCGAAAACCCCGCGAGCCACCCAGCCGAAGACCGGCAGGCCGGTCGCCTGCTGCGCCTCGAGCAGGTTCATCGCGATCAGCGCCTGGTCGTAG
The DNA window shown above is from Oleiharenicola lentus and carries:
- a CDS encoding thioredoxin domain-containing protein, producing the protein MPNRLAAEKSPYLRQHADNPVAWLPWGDEALAKARAEGKPVFLSIGYSTCHWCHVMAHESFEDAGVAEILNRDFVPVKVDREERPDLDRVYMTYVQHTTGHGGWPMSVWLTPEGKPFYGGTYFPKDDRHGRPGFITLLNTIALHWQQQRPKIEHGAEEVVQALKRYASEGPPQEERAPDASKPLHEEAGEAFERGFQYFYESHDARWGGFGGAPKFPRASILDFLLRSAVLQGVDSDLGQEAIGMTATTLQRMIEGGLHDVIGGGFHRYSVDEQWHVPHFEKMLYDQALIAMNLLEAQQATGLPVFGWVARGVFDYVGRDLTSPQGGFYSAEDADSATPEPSRSDKDQRSSDKQPEHAEGAFYVWTKPELEAVLGADAEFFCAHYDVKPEGNVAHDPHGEFGGKNVLRQLRPLARTAEQFKLPVADAEQKLLACLEKLRAIRAKRPRPHLDDKILTAWNGLMISALARGAQVLGEPERLAAATRAAEFIQRELYAATSGLLYRSWREGRSSIPGFAEDYAHLIQGLLDLYEAGFELRWLQWAEQLQAKMDELFWDPELGGYFNSRADDSALIVRLKEDYDGAEPAANSVAALNLIRLDWMLGGGGEAALTRGGGSPPPSYRERALQTIEAFRPRWSRLPQALPQMLGAVELALTEPRTVVLAGDPRSPGFGAIAAVLHAKLGPRRALLCADAGSGQVWLSAKRPYLAEMKPVDGKVTAYLCENFACQAPVTDAAALRQLLGPG
- a CDS encoding PAS domain S-box protein, which produces MSPSPTASLPWLRSCASLILIIGLVVVAGWVMDWPWARQWAPRSMDTTMNAAVGLIVGAAGLLARSAGLKRSARVAGVFLLLLGAAVLIDLFTGWIGWISRLFWVHPESYMWVSGRMAPHSAVAFLLAGIGLSLADTRWFSRDGERFAAGFVFGTGFLPLVHYATIILFYGDDIHSRNMGLPLACGFMLLGGAQIDWRRKLKGDGAPRLLAGLSAAFITCIAVYMVVGNRLLIETNHEIAQAQEARAAINSLISRVARMESTARAYALTGASDFGNRVDVHAAEMRRELDSLPALLLPLPGKEADLEELRTLTREKIEAAEKLVNLRATEGLTAAANFLASLPQDRTSRLVRLAAAMLAEEDTRHRRSVGMQQVLETNIRVALGAGGLMVALMMVATSLLSFQAARARQRAEHGLQEVSALQRAVLDGTVLSVIATEPDGTIREFNRGAELMLGYSREEMVGLRSPEIIHVYGEVAAHAAELSARLGRRIEPGFEVFVARARDGQVDEREWTYVRKDGTRFPVQLSVTALRDNEGRITGFLGVAQDLTEKKRAQIALQASEKKLGEVLGHADCLVWEAQVALKPDDWNWQMSVYPSGLYHRLTQQYGIEQGAGLWYRFQIPEQEEMNRASRAAMERGDAGYVQEFRVIRDGQTTWLREAVAIRRQESGRFWLVGVATDVTDRKLAEEALRFTEERFRSFAQLAPVGICQTDDKGHCLYVNDRWCEITGRPDSEFIGKNWAMAVHPQDRRNVLKAWMGLLKGGSESAIEYRFQHPTGESRWVAGSAVPLRDPAGHIMGFLGTITDVTDRKRAAEALTKSEQQFRNAFDYAGIGMALVAPDGRWLQVNQALHNLLGYSEEELLARTFQDVTHPEDLEVDLANLQELLAGRRHYYQIEKRYLHRDSHVVNVRLTVTVVRSPDGSPLHFIAQVEDITARHLAEQALIASQRQLSDVFRSMAEGLALHDPAGRIIECNAAAETILGLTRDQLLGRNEIDPSWQLLQEDGSPCPVDQIPSAITCRTLQPQRGVVLGVRRGDGSRVWVTVNTEAVLDEHGRLKSVVASFSDITAKRAADEELRKLALIASRTSNAVVLTDAARRVIWVNEGFTRMTGYRFEEIQGKVPGWVLQGKDTDPAVVAHMRACLSREEGFQVEVKNYRKDGVPYWIRSDVQPIRSARGKIEYFMAIQHDITEQKALETNLAQARDEAVAASRMKSEFLANVSHEIRTPMNGVLGMAELLMDTNLTEDQRQMGRVIQSSANNLLTIIDDLLDFSKIEAGKFRLTTQEFSLAEQLEQAMALMVPRAVSGRISLQSELPDDLPARLCGDPGRIQQVLVNLLGNAVKFTERGSVTLVVRPLDSARAGRYAFRVEVRDTGIGIPPDQIDRLFQPFVQADGSSTRRFGGTGLGLAISRQLIELMSGRIGCESRPGEGSVFWFELELELATSPLAPAEPKPAVVPALPSARLLVAEDQHANQLVMRLLLTKMGVNFKLVGDGMAVIEELSRENYSLVLMDCQMPRMDGYEATRLIRTGAAGPDNETVPIVALTAHAMASDREKCLEAGMDDYLSKPVRFENLQPILQRLGIGFVVPVPEPPAPPSPPTAILDEAQLAQLRSLPGRKGPRLLDELASMALQEVPAGLAELRRQVSAQAARPVVQTAHRLAGAAANLGARKLRALLLEVEKSAEAGDWTQVSRQLDDLDREWIPVQQALSGLVPANHA